A genomic segment from Lignipirellula cremea encodes:
- a CDS encoding lysophospholipid acyltransferase family protein → MSDQSSTFTARLGGFLGAAITQLWQSSIDIQLAQYDITRDPTQPEFQGPNIYLLWHEYITFPIGLWRNCNAALLMSRHRDADVLARVAYHAGFDVVRGSTSRGGATAIRELQEKAKNMNLAITPDGPRGPRRKMSAGPIFLSSRLQIPLVCMGIGYDRPWRTKTWDRFAIARPFSRGRIIGSPAMQMPPDLDRAGIEHYRLRVERMMNFLSDEAETWAVNGDRRIGQRPPRSLHPAPLPRNVRRRQEEERRQLRLAEEEAISLKIHRAA, encoded by the coding sequence ATGAGCGATCAAAGCTCGACATTTACCGCGCGCCTCGGGGGCTTTCTCGGGGCGGCCATTACTCAGTTGTGGCAGTCGTCAATCGACATCCAGCTCGCCCAGTACGATATTACGCGCGATCCGACGCAGCCGGAGTTCCAGGGGCCGAACATCTATCTGCTCTGGCACGAATACATCACGTTTCCGATTGGGCTCTGGCGCAACTGTAATGCGGCCCTGCTGATGAGCCGGCACCGCGACGCCGATGTGCTGGCCCGCGTGGCCTACCATGCTGGCTTCGACGTGGTGCGTGGATCCACCAGTCGCGGCGGCGCCACGGCGATTCGGGAGCTCCAGGAAAAAGCGAAGAATATGAACCTGGCGATCACGCCCGACGGTCCCCGCGGCCCCCGACGGAAAATGTCCGCAGGCCCGATTTTTCTGTCGTCGCGACTGCAGATCCCGCTGGTTTGCATGGGCATCGGCTATGACCGGCCCTGGCGGACGAAGACCTGGGACCGCTTCGCCATTGCCCGACCTTTTTCACGCGGGCGCATCATCGGCTCGCCTGCCATGCAGATGCCGCCCGACCTGGATCGTGCCGGCATCGAGCATTATCGCCTTCGCGTCGAACGGATGATGAATTTCCTGTCCGACGAGGCCGAAACCTGGGCCGTCAACGGCGACCGTCGCATTGGGCAGCGTCCCCCCCGGTCGCTGCATCCGGCGCCGCTGCCCAGGAATGTTCGTCGTCGCCAGGAAGAAGAGCGGCGCCAACTGCGACTGGCCGAGGAAGAAGCGATCAGCCTCAAAATCCATCGCGCCGCCTGA
- a CDS encoding SLC13 family permease — translation MNFQDLHPWLAVIVVMVAFVLIQVRRNMPVDFVFLLGLMIVTLAGIITPREAFAGFSNPAVLTLASLLIVAASLRQSGVLDAVGHALLGRESTERGAFLRLAVSLVFSSAFLLNTALVAMMAPVVVDWCRRRNVSPSRLMMPVSYFAILGGVCTLIGTSTTLVVNAKLRSEYEDRLVQVEELRESQPQDQEKIAAMAVFAEEVRPMKLFELGKVGLPCAIAGSVFLILFGPRLLPNRTDMLERLGEQRREYLVEMLVSPECRLIGQTVELAGLRQLPGLFLIEIDRDGEVITPVAPHHVIHAGDRLVFTGVVSTIVDLEKIPGLIPAADISYDMSPVERRKRHLCEVVLSRTSPLIGTTVRDAKFRQLYNAAIVAVHRNGLRLTNKIGNISLEPGDTLLLQTHDEFPAAYRNHRDFYLVSSVEGSKPLRREKAWLAATLSIGLVLWLAVASLWDFPPAFEGLTSSAVAGFCVVVLLILTGCLRLSEARNSIDLQIFTTIAAALGLGLALTKSGAADQIARLLVDGVSTVVTDEQWRPFLLLAVMYLITAVFTEMITNNAVAAMFFSLAVALAEEGGYSPRPFIMAVTLAASLSFVTPIGYQTNLMVMGPGGYRPVDYLRCGLPLSLVVATTALPLISTVWPF, via the coding sequence ATGAATTTTCAAGACCTGCATCCCTGGCTTGCCGTCATCGTGGTGATGGTTGCGTTCGTGCTGATTCAAGTGCGTCGCAATATGCCCGTCGACTTTGTCTTTCTGCTGGGGTTGATGATCGTTACGCTGGCGGGAATCATCACTCCGCGGGAAGCGTTCGCCGGCTTCTCCAACCCGGCCGTGCTGACGCTGGCGTCGCTGCTGATCGTCGCTGCTTCGCTGCGTCAGTCGGGCGTTCTTGACGCAGTGGGACACGCGCTTCTGGGGCGCGAAAGCACCGAACGCGGGGCCTTTTTGCGTCTTGCCGTATCACTAGTTTTTAGTAGCGCGTTTTTGCTCAATACGGCGCTCGTTGCGATGATGGCTCCGGTGGTCGTCGACTGGTGCCGGCGGCGGAATGTTTCCCCCTCCCGACTGATGATGCCGGTCAGCTATTTCGCCATTCTGGGGGGTGTTTGTACGCTGATCGGCACCAGCACCACCCTGGTGGTGAACGCCAAACTTCGTAGCGAGTACGAGGATCGCCTGGTCCAGGTCGAGGAATTGCGTGAAAGCCAGCCCCAGGATCAGGAAAAAATCGCCGCCATGGCCGTTTTTGCGGAAGAAGTCCGCCCTATGAAGCTCTTTGAGCTGGGAAAAGTCGGTCTTCCGTGCGCCATTGCCGGATCGGTCTTTCTGATCCTGTTCGGTCCGCGACTGTTGCCCAACCGCACCGACATGCTGGAACGCCTGGGCGAGCAGCGGAGAGAATATCTGGTCGAAATGCTGGTTTCCCCCGAGTGCCGCCTGATTGGACAGACGGTGGAACTGGCCGGGCTGCGGCAACTGCCTGGCCTGTTTCTGATTGAAATCGACCGGGACGGCGAGGTGATTACGCCGGTGGCGCCGCATCATGTGATCCACGCGGGGGACCGCCTGGTGTTTACCGGCGTGGTCAGCACGATCGTGGATCTGGAGAAAATCCCGGGCCTAATTCCTGCTGCAGACATCAGTTACGACATGAGTCCGGTCGAACGCCGGAAACGCCATCTGTGTGAAGTGGTGCTGTCGCGCACGTCGCCGTTGATTGGCACGACGGTTCGCGACGCCAAGTTCCGCCAGCTTTATAACGCCGCCATTGTGGCGGTTCACCGCAATGGGCTGCGTCTGACGAACAAGATTGGCAACATCAGCCTGGAGCCGGGCGACACGCTCCTGCTGCAGACGCATGATGAGTTTCCAGCCGCTTATCGGAACCATCGCGACTTTTACCTGGTCAGCAGTGTGGAAGGATCCAAGCCGTTGCGGCGGGAGAAAGCCTGGCTGGCCGCGACGCTGTCGATTGGCCTGGTGCTGTGGCTGGCGGTCGCCAGTCTGTGGGACTTTCCGCCGGCGTTCGAGGGACTGACTTCGTCGGCTGTGGCCGGTTTCTGCGTGGTGGTGCTGTTGATTCTGACGGGCTGCCTGCGGCTTTCCGAGGCGCGGAACTCGATTGACCTGCAGATTTTCACCACCATTGCCGCAGCGCTGGGGCTGGGGCTGGCTTTAACCAAGAGCGGGGCAGCGGACCAGATTGCCCGTTTGCTGGTCGACGGCGTGTCGACGGTGGTGACCGATGAGCAGTGGCGACCGTTCCTGCTGCTGGCGGTGATGTACCTGATTACGGCGGTGTTTACCGAGATGATCACCAACAACGCGGTGGCGGCGATGTTCTTTTCGCTGGCGGTCGCACTGGCGGAAGAGGGCGGGTACAGCCCGCGTCCGTTTATCATGGCGGTCACACTGGCGGCGTCGCTGTCGTTTGTTACGCCGATTGGTTACCAGACCAACCTGATGGTCATGGGCCCCGGCGGCTATCGGCCGGTTGATTATCTGCGCTGCGGCTTGCCGCTATCCCTGGTCGTCGCGACAACGGCCCTGCCGTTGATCAGCACCGTCTGGCCGTTTTAG
- a CDS encoding vWA domain-containing protein, translated as MSKRSQFWLGLCPAITLAVATMSFAASPEAARMAIYDKPDGDKYFALSLTPGDMIPAARAEVVVLFDTSASQTGLYRDDALAALRAFLKSVNGDTRIKLAAVDLKAVDLTPGFVSPTGPEMQAAIAKLQRRAPLGSTDMAAVMLAAADRNGGGLTPRQAIYIGDGMSKAKILNPGEFGRLVDTMVENRVALSSYAIGPGRDSALLAAIANQTGGNLIVDTNKAESPEWAASLMAETITGAVLYPTQVELPAEVAEAFPAKMPPLRSDRDTILIGRLKAGASSDLVVSAELDGSPITWKAPMMPSNDEVSYLPQLVDLVRDDQGITLPTVGAAGLREAGRQMTASAQRLSQIGAQALASGDSAGASNMAAAALQRDPGNPQAMALRNAAGRGADAPTSSPDLRLVNMQAGGAGGGSDFFDDFVGGSGTFLGTEIDNRALIRERIEAEVGLGLENARKVLGVDPQGAKNDLKVLLESVENTPDLEASVRAQLRSKIESAIRESARREIEVESRRALSEAARAAAIERQRLVEEATRKSEKISQLMARFNSLMLEGRYEEAEVNIAYEVRELDPYHPVPEGAAYWARFTGNVLKNAKLREVRHKKFVDALYNVEQAHVPFPDEPPIVYPDAEVWEELTLRRRKYASIDLATRGGAEEKIFQALDDDTQLEFIETSLSDVVDYLEDLHGIQIEIDTRALDGVGIGSDTPITRNLKGISLRSALRLLLKELELTYMIQDEVLMITTPDEAEGNLVTKVYPVGDLVLPIQQAGANPFQLGGGLGGQGGFGGGMGGMGGGMGMGGMGGGGFGGGMGGMGGMGGGGFFAVDDELRLGGSSESATTPAAPQKPVIERPAAAKPRSVKSLKVTVGPDESTTEAWSRFFAEQPEHDHAAVRETVRSLMAAEDYDGVVGIIQGALQQGYPQPWMYEAMALGLQAKQKLGDEEVSDDEIERVLMSAVDFSDNPDDLMFAALYMAHNGLDSRALKLFREVSAIFPNRPEPYIQGLNAARRMQDVDGVRWATLGILSQAWTKDQRDVWSTALRTAEATLQELQSEGRIAEAKAYNAEIKKALNRDCYVKVTWTGDADVDVMVEEPSGTVTSLRNPRSVSGGVLVGDTFSRKEDESVDGFSEEYVCAQGFPGEYRVLLRRVWGQVTTGHVTVEVITDYRGPNEIRIKRQIPLADKDALISFQLLEGRRTEPLLDQQVQAIAKNQEEISRAVLTQQLSIVDDSQAVRDYASAQSTAASDGRTISPTERAARRRSRGRTDRGYRPQITTLPSGANMTATGVVSADRRYVRITAVPFFSSIGSVSTFTFQGGAGGTTGTTTGTTTSTGTTTTTGTTTTTGTTTTTVN; from the coding sequence ATGTCCAAACGCAGTCAGTTTTGGCTTGGGCTATGCCCCGCCATCACACTGGCCGTCGCCACCATGTCGTTTGCCGCGAGCCCCGAGGCTGCTCGCATGGCGATTTACGACAAACCTGATGGCGACAAGTACTTCGCACTCAGTCTCACGCCGGGAGATATGATCCCCGCGGCGCGTGCTGAGGTCGTCGTACTGTTTGATACGTCGGCGAGTCAAACGGGATTGTATCGCGACGACGCCCTTGCCGCCTTGCGCGCCTTTTTGAAATCGGTGAACGGCGACACGCGGATCAAACTGGCGGCAGTCGACTTGAAAGCAGTCGATCTGACCCCCGGCTTCGTGAGCCCCACCGGCCCTGAAATGCAGGCCGCCATCGCCAAACTGCAGCGGCGTGCTCCGCTGGGTTCGACCGATATGGCCGCAGTGATGCTGGCCGCCGCCGATCGCAACGGGGGCGGCCTGACGCCCCGCCAGGCGATTTACATCGGCGATGGCATGAGCAAAGCCAAAATCCTCAACCCGGGCGAATTTGGCCGGCTGGTTGACACCATGGTCGAAAACCGTGTTGCCTTAAGCAGTTACGCCATCGGACCGGGTCGCGACAGCGCCCTCCTGGCCGCCATCGCCAACCAGACCGGCGGCAACCTGATCGTCGACACCAACAAAGCCGAATCGCCCGAGTGGGCCGCTTCCCTGATGGCCGAAACCATCACGGGCGCCGTCCTGTATCCGACACAGGTCGAATTACCGGCCGAAGTCGCCGAGGCCTTTCCCGCAAAAATGCCGCCCTTGCGATCCGATCGCGACACCATCCTGATTGGACGCCTCAAGGCGGGCGCTTCCAGCGATCTGGTCGTGTCGGCCGAACTCGATGGTTCGCCCATCACCTGGAAGGCGCCGATGATGCCCTCCAATGACGAAGTCTCGTACCTGCCGCAGTTAGTCGATCTGGTTCGCGATGATCAGGGGATCACCTTGCCGACCGTCGGTGCGGCCGGTCTCCGTGAAGCGGGTCGTCAAATGACGGCCAGCGCCCAGCGATTGTCGCAAATCGGCGCCCAGGCGCTGGCCAGCGGCGACTCCGCCGGCGCATCGAACATGGCGGCAGCCGCCCTGCAGCGCGACCCGGGCAATCCCCAGGCCATGGCTTTGCGAAATGCGGCCGGCCGTGGAGCCGATGCGCCGACCAGCTCGCCCGATCTGCGACTGGTCAACATGCAAGCTGGCGGAGCCGGCGGCGGTAGCGATTTCTTCGATGATTTTGTCGGCGGATCCGGCACGTTCCTGGGTACGGAAATCGACAACCGCGCTCTGATCCGCGAACGGATCGAAGCCGAAGTCGGTCTGGGCCTGGAAAACGCCCGCAAAGTGCTCGGCGTTGATCCCCAGGGCGCGAAGAACGACCTGAAAGTCCTGCTGGAAAGCGTGGAGAACACTCCGGACCTGGAAGCCTCCGTGCGGGCCCAGCTGCGTAGCAAAATTGAATCCGCGATCCGTGAATCGGCTCGCCGAGAGATCGAAGTCGAAAGCCGTCGCGCTCTGTCCGAAGCCGCCCGTGCGGCCGCGATTGAGCGTCAACGTCTGGTGGAAGAAGCCACCCGCAAGTCGGAAAAAATCAGCCAGCTGATGGCCCGGTTCAATTCGCTCATGCTGGAAGGCCGTTACGAAGAGGCCGAAGTCAACATCGCCTATGAAGTCCGAGAACTGGATCCCTATCATCCCGTTCCCGAAGGCGCCGCTTACTGGGCCCGTTTTACCGGTAACGTCCTCAAAAACGCAAAACTCCGCGAAGTTCGTCACAAGAAATTTGTCGACGCTTTGTACAACGTCGAACAGGCCCACGTTCCGTTCCCTGACGAACCGCCGATCGTTTACCCCGATGCGGAAGTCTGGGAAGAGCTGACCCTGCGTCGTCGCAAGTACGCCTCGATCGACCTCGCCACCCGTGGCGGAGCGGAAGAGAAAATTTTCCAGGCCCTCGACGACGACACCCAGCTGGAGTTTATTGAAACCTCCCTGTCCGACGTGGTCGACTACCTGGAGGACCTGCATGGGATCCAGATCGAAATCGACACCCGGGCGCTCGATGGCGTCGGCATCGGTAGCGATACCCCCATCACCCGTAACCTCAAAGGCATTTCGCTTCGCTCGGCGTTGCGACTGCTGCTCAAAGAACTCGAACTGACCTACATGATTCAGGACGAAGTTCTCATGATCACCACCCCCGACGAAGCGGAAGGCAACCTGGTTACCAAAGTGTATCCGGTGGGCGACCTGGTTCTGCCGATTCAGCAGGCCGGCGCCAATCCCTTTCAGCTCGGCGGCGGCCTCGGCGGCCAGGGCGGCTTCGGCGGCGGCATGGGCGGCATGGGGGGCGGCATGGGTATGGGCGGCATGGGCGGTGGTGGATTCGGCGGCGGCATGGGCGGCATGGGCGGCATGGGCGGCGGCGGCTTCTTTGCTGTCGACGACGAACTTCGCCTGGGCGGTTCCAGCGAATCGGCAACCACGCCGGCTGCTCCGCAGAAGCCTGTCATCGAACGACCCGCTGCGGCCAAACCCCGCTCGGTCAAATCCTTGAAGGTCACCGTGGGTCCGGACGAATCGACGACCGAAGCCTGGTCCCGTTTTTTCGCCGAACAGCCTGAACACGATCACGCAGCCGTTCGCGAAACCGTGCGGTCGCTGATGGCGGCCGAAGATTACGACGGCGTGGTCGGCATCATCCAGGGCGCCCTGCAGCAAGGATATCCGCAACCGTGGATGTACGAAGCCATGGCGCTCGGCCTGCAGGCCAAGCAGAAACTGGGGGACGAAGAAGTCTCCGACGACGAGATTGAACGGGTGCTGATGTCGGCAGTCGACTTCAGCGACAATCCCGACGACCTGATGTTCGCCGCCTTGTACATGGCGCACAACGGTCTGGATTCCCGCGCCCTCAAGCTCTTCCGCGAAGTTTCGGCCATTTTCCCGAATCGTCCGGAGCCTTATATCCAAGGTCTCAATGCGGCCCGACGCATGCAGGATGTCGACGGTGTTCGCTGGGCCACGCTCGGAATTCTGAGCCAGGCCTGGACCAAAGATCAGCGAGATGTCTGGTCGACCGCCTTGCGTACGGCCGAAGCCACCCTGCAGGAACTGCAGAGTGAAGGCCGCATCGCCGAAGCAAAAGCCTACAACGCCGAAATCAAAAAAGCGTTAAACCGCGATTGTTACGTCAAAGTAACCTGGACAGGCGACGCCGATGTCGATGTCATGGTGGAAGAACCTTCGGGTACGGTGACCTCGCTGCGCAATCCCCGCTCGGTCTCGGGCGGCGTGCTGGTGGGCGATACCTTCTCCCGTAAAGAAGACGAATCGGTGGATGGTTTTTCGGAAGAGTACGTTTGCGCCCAGGGCTTTCCTGGCGAGTACCGCGTGCTGCTGCGACGGGTCTGGGGACAGGTCACCACCGGCCACGTCACCGTCGAAGTGATCACCGACTATCGCGGCCCGAATGAGATCCGCATCAAACGCCAGATCCCTTTGGCCGATAAAGACGCGCTCATTTCGTTCCAGCTGCTGGAAGGCCGCCGGACGGAACCGCTGCTGGATCAGCAGGTCCAGGCGATCGCCAAAAACCAGGAAGAGATCAGCCGCGCTGTGCTCACCCAGCAGTTGTCGATTGTTGACGATTCGCAAGCGGTTCGCGACTACGCTTCGGCGCAGAGCACGGCCGCCAGCGATGGCCGCACCATCAGTCCCACCGAACGCGCCGCGCGGCGCCGGTCGCGGGGACGCACCGACCGCGGTTATCGCCCGCAGATCACCACGCTGCCGTCCGGCGCCAATATGACGGCGACGGGTGTTGTCTCGGCGGATCGCCGTTACGTGCGAATCACGGCCGTACCGTTCTTCTCCTCGATCGGTAGCGTCTCGACGTTTACCTTCCAGGGCGGAGCCGGCGGCACCACCGGCACCACGACTGGCACCACGACCAGCACGGGCACCACGACGACGACCGGCACCACCACAACGACGGGGACCACAACCACCACGGTCAACTAG
- a CDS encoding HTTM domain-containing protein, translating into MLPSDRSAAPQPAPPDAEGSAGASWWRRKLGEWFGIDLRSLAIFRIALGLIVCFDLCDRLRDFEAMYAETGIMPLQLARDWWPSPAQWSIFFLSSSDTFTLGVFLAGIVLSLLMIVGCCTRLGTVGCWVVMVSSSYRFPLVDMGGEALVRYLLFWSMFLPLGRCWSFDAWRRPTIDPRPVANVLTFCLMMQVCIMYFTAAYWKGRTKAWRQGMGLIHALWMDVFTRPLGDWILAHPRVAKVLNYAALAQEGCGVLFAFSPFYTKPLRLLTAIAFFAFHISIELTMSVSWFSYASLVAWVVFLPDITYENRFWRLPVAPERKPVVVVPRTRWGLAGMTALSVFYLFSLATTVILILALFLPQVDKNMPQIVRVQGDLCALPQGWMMFSAPPKLNIWFAAEARLRNGEVLDLLSGKPFTNQKPADLCTYYENFRWRQIFILLPDRKARYPEQVARVLAQRWNDRHAEEEQVVSLKFYHMQESSDPSKKGDFDRKLLATLQLEKRPDNEIINLQELLGEGF; encoded by the coding sequence ATGCTGCCATCTGATCGTTCTGCCGCTCCGCAGCCCGCGCCGCCAGACGCGGAGGGTTCCGCCGGCGCCTCCTGGTGGAGGCGGAAGCTGGGGGAATGGTTTGGCATTGATCTGCGTTCGCTGGCCATTTTCCGAATCGCCCTGGGGCTGATCGTCTGCTTTGATCTTTGTGATCGGCTACGCGATTTTGAGGCGATGTACGCGGAGACGGGCATCATGCCCCTGCAGCTGGCCCGCGACTGGTGGCCGAGTCCTGCGCAATGGTCGATTTTTTTTCTCAGCAGTTCGGACACCTTTACGCTTGGCGTGTTTCTGGCCGGCATCGTGCTGTCCCTGCTGATGATCGTCGGCTGCTGCACGCGACTGGGGACGGTTGGCTGCTGGGTGGTGATGGTTTCTTCCTCGTACCGGTTCCCGCTGGTGGATATGGGCGGGGAAGCGCTGGTGCGATACCTGCTGTTCTGGTCGATGTTTTTGCCGCTGGGACGCTGCTGGTCGTTTGACGCCTGGCGCCGGCCGACGATTGATCCGCGACCCGTCGCAAACGTGCTGACGTTCTGCCTGATGATGCAGGTGTGCATCATGTATTTCACGGCTGCTTACTGGAAGGGCCGCACGAAGGCCTGGCGCCAGGGGATGGGCCTGATCCACGCGCTCTGGATGGATGTTTTTACGCGCCCGCTGGGGGACTGGATTCTGGCGCATCCGCGGGTGGCGAAGGTGCTGAACTATGCCGCCTTGGCGCAGGAAGGTTGCGGCGTGCTGTTTGCGTTTTCACCCTTCTATACGAAGCCTTTGCGGCTGCTCACGGCGATTGCGTTCTTCGCATTCCATATCAGTATTGAGCTGACGATGTCGGTCAGCTGGTTCTCTTATGCCAGTCTTGTCGCCTGGGTGGTGTTCCTGCCGGATATTACCTACGAAAATCGCTTCTGGAGGCTGCCCGTTGCGCCGGAGCGGAAGCCAGTGGTCGTCGTGCCAAGGACCCGCTGGGGGCTGGCGGGTATGACGGCCTTGTCCGTGTTTTATCTGTTCAGCCTGGCGACGACCGTGATTCTCATCCTGGCCCTGTTCCTGCCGCAAGTCGACAAGAACATGCCGCAAATTGTCCGCGTGCAGGGCGATCTGTGCGCATTGCCGCAAGGCTGGATGATGTTCTCCGCTCCGCCGAAGCTGAATATCTGGTTTGCCGCTGAAGCCCGGTTGCGCAACGGCGAGGTGCTGGATCTTTTGTCAGGGAAGCCGTTCACCAATCAAAAGCCTGCGGACTTATGCACCTACTACGAGAATTTTCGCTGGCGGCAGATCTTTATCCTGTTGCCGGATCGGAAAGCCAGGTACCCGGAACAGGTCGCGCGGGTGCTGGCGCAGAGGTGGAACGACCGGCATGCAGAAGAAGAGCAGGTTGTTTCGCTGAAGTTCTATCATATGCAGGAGTCGTCGGATCCCAGCAAAAAAGGGGATTTCGACCGCAAGCTTCTGGCCACGCTGCAGCTGGAAAAACGGCCGGACAACGAGATCATCAACCTGCAGGAACTGCTGGGCGAAGGATTTTAG
- the mutL gene encoding DNA mismatch repair endonuclease MutL, which translates to MPSIRQLPPSVINKIAAGEVIERPASVVKELLENSVDAGATRIDLTVAQGGTELIRIADNGCGVIPEELKLAVASHATSKIRDADDLFHVATLGFRGEALASIAEISQFVMRSRTHDRNEGFELEVNAGQIGEPVPCGCPPGTTVEVRNLFCNTPVRRKFLRTTQTEMSHITEAFTRIALPQPHIHFTLRHNQRTLYDLPPVPSWRDRLVSFFGDEIDAALIPIESRDVGVQLSGYAADPHLSRGNTRMQYFFLNGRHIRDKALTHALGEAYRGLLMVGRSPLAFLQFQMSPELVDVNVHPSKLEVRFQEGGRIYSQLLGALRKQFLATDMTARARVAGQGSPDFVPFGQNPGDATHGHDSAAAEAQRRELVDWAKGQLPAADGAGSQQSEMDLQYGDSGLQLTPLTGEWRRPVDPAAGAPAQGTGAGEPSSGAEPAAGSNGIPSFPPAWRASALQIHNRYLVVENNEGVVVIDQHALHERILYEQLRRRILSGSLETQRLLVPEPVSLTSDEAAAVIEAQDALRQVGLEVEPFGGDTVLVSGYPAMLSRLRPAEMLRQVIDELMSGARKPDPRTLVNDLLNMMACKAAVKAGDRLTPEEIEALLEQRDLCQDAHHCPHGRPTSLVFTREQLDRMFKRT; encoded by the coding sequence ATGCCTTCGATTCGCCAGTTGCCCCCGAGTGTCATCAATAAGATCGCTGCAGGCGAGGTGATTGAGCGGCCCGCCAGCGTGGTAAAGGAATTGCTGGAAAATTCGGTCGACGCAGGCGCCACGCGAATCGATCTGACGGTCGCCCAGGGCGGCACGGAACTGATCCGTATCGCCGACAACGGCTGCGGCGTCATTCCCGAAGAGCTCAAACTGGCCGTCGCCAGCCATGCGACCAGCAAAATCCGCGACGCCGACGATCTTTTTCATGTCGCTACGCTCGGTTTTCGGGGTGAAGCGCTCGCTTCGATCGCAGAAATCAGCCAGTTCGTCATGCGGAGCCGCACCCACGACCGTAACGAAGGCTTCGAGCTGGAAGTCAACGCGGGGCAGATCGGTGAGCCCGTCCCTTGCGGTTGTCCGCCAGGCACCACGGTCGAAGTTCGCAACCTGTTCTGCAATACGCCCGTGCGGAGGAAGTTCTTGCGGACCACGCAGACGGAAATGAGCCACATTACCGAGGCGTTTACCCGCATCGCCCTGCCGCAACCGCACATCCACTTTACGTTGCGGCATAACCAGCGCACGTTATACGACCTGCCGCCTGTGCCCAGCTGGCGGGATCGTCTGGTCAGTTTTTTTGGCGACGAGATCGACGCAGCCCTGATCCCGATTGAAAGCCGCGACGTAGGCGTACAGTTATCCGGCTATGCGGCCGATCCGCATCTCAGCCGTGGTAACACGCGGATGCAGTACTTTTTTCTCAATGGCAGGCACATTCGCGATAAAGCGTTGACGCATGCCCTGGGCGAAGCGTACCGGGGCCTGTTGATGGTGGGCCGCAGTCCGCTGGCCTTTCTGCAGTTTCAGATGTCGCCGGAACTGGTCGACGTCAACGTGCATCCGTCCAAGCTGGAGGTTCGCTTCCAGGAAGGCGGGCGGATTTACAGCCAGCTGCTGGGCGCCCTGCGCAAGCAGTTTCTGGCGACCGATATGACGGCCCGCGCGCGGGTGGCCGGTCAGGGTTCGCCCGACTTTGTTCCTTTTGGCCAGAACCCTGGCGATGCGACCCATGGCCATGATTCGGCCGCCGCCGAGGCGCAGCGCCGGGAGCTGGTGGACTGGGCCAAAGGGCAGTTGCCGGCCGCCGACGGTGCGGGATCGCAACAGTCAGAGATGGATCTGCAGTATGGCGATTCGGGCCTGCAGTTGACGCCGCTAACAGGCGAATGGCGCCGACCGGTCGATCCGGCCGCCGGGGCTCCAGCGCAGGGGACGGGCGCAGGCGAACCGTCCAGCGGGGCGGAGCCGGCAGCCGGGAGCAACGGCATACCGTCCTTTCCGCCGGCCTGGCGTGCGAGCGCCCTGCAGATCCATAACCGGTATCTGGTGGTGGAGAACAACGAGGGGGTGGTGGTGATCGACCAGCACGCTCTGCACGAACGGATTCTCTATGAGCAGCTGCGCCGGCGGATCCTGAGCGGCTCTCTGGAAACGCAACGTCTGCTGGTTCCGGAGCCGGTTTCTTTAACATCGGACGAAGCGGCGGCTGTCATCGAAGCACAAGACGCGCTGCGTCAGGTCGGACTGGAAGTCGAGCCGTTTGGCGGCGACACCGTGCTGGTGTCGGGCTATCCGGCCATGCTGTCCCGCTTGCGCCCGGCGGAAATGCTGCGACAAGTGATCGATGAGCTGATGTCGGGCGCCCGCAAACCCGACCCGCGGACGCTGGTGAACGATCTGTTGAACATGATGGCCTGCAAGGCGGCCGTCAAAGCGGGCGATCGCCTGACTCCGGAAGAGATCGAGGCTTTGCTGGAACAGCGCGACCTTTGCCAGGACGCGCATCACTGTCCGCATGGCCGGCCCACGTCGCTGGTCTTTACGCGTGAGCAGCTCGATCGCATGTTCAAGCGCACCTGA